In a genomic window of Struthio camelus isolate bStrCam1 chromosome 16, bStrCam1.hap1, whole genome shotgun sequence:
- the VTN gene encoding vitronectin, with amino-acid sequence MRLLFPALLLGLLAAARAAEDSCVGHCEDGFDEKRKCQCDTLCVYYQSCCSDYSTACKAKVTRGDVFALPEDDYIDYIPTTKTEVGEGTEAALPEWPTTLPPMLTPPGSEVDPEKTLQEEEEPTQELPTTTLDGLGEPGPEQLCSRKPFDAFTDLKNGSLYAFRGKYFYELDETSVRPGYPKLISDIWGIEGPIDAAFTRINCQGKTYIFKGSQYWRFDDGALDPGYPRDISEGFEGIPNNIDAAFALPAHSYHGNERVYFFKDKYYWSYDFAHQPTQADCEKSSPSTVFRHYAFLNRDSWEDIFHILFGSRMVGASSRRFISRDWRGVPSRLDAAMAGRIYVASQQPRRRKSRRQRKRYKNHRSLNMGFWSWLQNDSESAGIETDWPLGSQCKALQSVYFFVGDKYYRVNLHTKRVDLVQPRYPRSIAQYWLNCSQPGEEST; translated from the exons ATGAGGCTGCTCTTCCCTGCCCTCTTGCTGGGCCTGCTCGCCGCGGCCCGTGCTGCTGAAG ACTCCTGCGTGGGCCACTGTGAGGATGGCTTCGATGAGAAGCGGAAGTGCCAGTGCGATACCCTCTGCGTGTACTACCAGAGCTGCTGCAGCGACTACTCCACCGCCTGCAAAGCCAAAG TGACCCGAGGAGACGTGTTTGCCTTGCCGGAGGATGATTACATCGACTACATCCCCACCACCAAGACCGAGGTGGGAGAAGGCACCGAGGCAGCGCTCCCAGAATGGCCCACAACCCTGCCACCCATGCTGACGCCGCCGGGCAGTGAGGTGGACCCTGAGAAGacgctgcaggaggaggaggagcccacgCAGGAGCTGCCCACCACCACGCTAGATGGGCTCGGAGAGCCAGGCCCCGAGCAGCTGTGCAGCAGGAAGCCTTTCGATGCCTTCACTGACCTGAAGAACGGCTCCCTTTACGCTTTCCGAG GGAAATACTTCTACGAGCTGGATGAGACGAGCGtgcggcccggctaccccaaacTCATCAGTGACATCTGGGGCATAGAGGGCCCCATCGACGCAGCCTTCACGCGCATCAACTGTCAGGGCAAGACTTACATTTTCAAG GGCAGCCAGTACTGGCGCTTTGATGACGGAGCCCTGGATCCTGGGTACCCACGTGACATCTCCGAGGGCTTTGAAGGCATCCCGAACAACATCGATGCAGCCTTCGCCCTCCCCGCGCACAGCTACCACGGCAATGAGAGAGTCTATTTCTTCAAGG ATAAGTACTACTGGTCCTACGACTTTGCCCACCAGCCCACGCAGGCCGACTGTGAGAAGTCCTCGCCCTCCACTGTGTTTAGGCACTACGCGTTCCTGAACCGCGACAGCTGGGAGGACATCTTCCATATCCTCTTTGGGAGCCGGATGG TCGGGGCAAGCAGCCGGCGGTTCATCAGCCGAGACTGGCGGGGGGTGCCCagccggctggatgctgccatgGCCGGCAGGATCTATGTGGCATCCCAGCAGCCCCGGAGAAGGAAGTCTCGTCGCCAGCGTAAGAGGTACAAGAACCACCGGTCGCTGAATATGGGTTTCTGGAGCTGGCTGCAAAACGACTCCGAGTCTGCAGGCATCGAAACCGACTGGCCATTGGGCTCCCAGTGTAAGGCCCTCCAGAGCGTCTACTTCTTTGTAGGAG ACAAGTACTACCGCGTCAACCTGCACACCAAGCGCGTGGACCTGGTGCAGCCTCGCTACCCCCGCTCCATCGCCCAGTACTGGCTGAACTGCTCGCAGCCCGGGGAGGAGAGCACCTGA